The DNA region CGGCCGTCGCAATCTCCAGCCACCGTCGAAAGTGTCCGTCGATCCGATCCATCAACGGCAACGCACGCTCGAGATACGATCGGGTCTCGGACCGGTTTCGCGGGGGCTCGGTTGAAGCCTCAACGGAATCGGCGGCGAGCGCCTGCGAAACGTGCTCCGCCGACGCGACGCCCGCGACGTCCGCAATGGAAGCGTTCGTCTCCCGCAGCTTCCGCGCGAGGATCGCCATGAGTCGCATGCACGTGATCGGCGATTGCTCGAGCAGGGCGATGATCGGACGCGACGGCAGAAAATACGCCGAACCGGGCTCCGCTGCGGTCACGGTCGCGGAGCGCGGCTCACCGTCCAACACGCCCATCTCGCCGACGACCTCGTTCCGTCGGGCGATGGCGACCTGAATCTCTCCTCGCTCGTCGGCCGCCGAGACGCGGACTGAGCCGCTGAGAATGATGTAGAGGCCGTCGGAGGGATCTCCCTCGCGAAAGAGCACATCGCCCACTGCGAATGGCACCTCGCGCCCCTGCGCGGCGACCGGCGCCAGCAAGTCCGACGGCGTCCCGATGAACAGCCAGTGGTCAAATGGTCTCAATCGCGTCTCTGTCATGGCGGTGGCATTTTCGAAAATGAGGCCGAGTGCGTCAAGCGGTTGCAGTGATGGCCGGCGGCCGCGTGCCCTATGATCGTCCGAGCGCTCAGCGCCATGGGAGATCGATGCACTGGCTGCT from Chloroflexota bacterium includes:
- a CDS encoding cyclic nucleotide-binding domain-containing protein, which codes for MRPFDHWLFIGTPSDLLAPVAAQGREVPFAVGDVLFREGDPSDGLYIILSGSVRVSAADERGEIQVAIARRNEVVGEMGVLDGEPRSATVTAAEPGSAYFLPSRPIIALLEQSPITCMRLMAILARKLRETNASIADVAGVASAEHVSQALAADSVEASTEPPRNRSETRSYLERALPLMDRIDGHFRRWLEIATA